One window from the genome of Methylomarinovum caldicuralii encodes:
- a CDS encoding translocation/assembly module TamB domain-containing protein — MRRLLFSLLLLVLGLPAAFLGLAATEGGTRALLRLADRLLPAVEIGRIEGILLKTLTLEEVTYHTPEIQARSRRLALSWRPLDLRRRCLTIERLTLTDPEIVLPESGEAAAITLPAVTLPLRIELRALDVTGFVVQQGESRTVLERLSLAATLEGSRLDLTRLEGQMGALTLAGGGRLRLEDDYPLNMVADWTYAGEPSFQGRAILRGNLRRLELDHRFQAPFAVTTAGSIQNPLETPQLDLAGGWEQLAWPPDGGEWRAGAGRYRLTGTLEDYRLSLQTQVRGKQLPPTRIDLSGRGNLESLTFDPLTAEGKSGHLTIRGKVAWQPALAWQLTLEGRDLDPGVWRQDWPGRLSLTAAVQGALAPVLAVEADIETLRGTLRRQPLEAKGRIRYRKGDLEAKAFQLEWGGNRLHLEGRAGDRLDLGLQLDAPRLDRLDPRLRGRVSGRGRLEGERRRPRLTAQLKGQNLSWDRSLRIAVLNLEAAGHPDDPAGHLRLEMQQLRLDNLTWQAISLTGSGSPAAHRLRLEARNPQGFAVITARGGWRPGAAAWDGTIEHVPLSLLQPLLPETKIRGALTGRFSFRQSGEKRRATLAWQLEEAVLETATSTGAPLRLDLSSGKGEAALEDPFLQADMVLPLPQGGLEAHIETRLDTHDLEGRVGVRVGSLAPLQALVPRLESLEGRLQGETWIAGTWEHPRLRGRLDLTDAATTVADAGIRLEQVEIHATGTGERIAIRGGATSGGGSLRLTGIWNPQDSLANLNLQGERFLAADLPQAKVRISPDLRLHAKGGKMEITGLVRVPEARLVMQKTLLPGQEPEMVTVSGDEVILGRPPPAKRPPLNLTARVRLVLGEAVFFEGYGIDSRLSGELLLTYRPPLPRAEGTIRLVDGKFAAYGQKLAIDSGRIIFSGPIDNPAIDLRVRRRIRREGITVTLEVTGFAREPRIRIASDPPIKEEEALAWLLTGRSLKRLRQQNGGSGRQALVQAAASLGLGYLQDLGLGQIAQVEFEEGFLTLGRYLTPTLYLGYAFDVFSGAGEMLVRYRLWRNLLLEGRAGQTRSVDLFYTLETD, encoded by the coding sequence GTGAGACGACTGCTATTCAGCCTGCTGTTGCTGGTTCTGGGGCTGCCGGCGGCATTCCTGGGCCTTGCGGCCACCGAAGGGGGCACCCGGGCGCTGCTGCGACTGGCGGACCGGCTGCTCCCGGCTGTGGAAATCGGGCGGATCGAAGGCATCCTGCTAAAGACCCTCACCCTGGAGGAAGTGACCTACCACACCCCGGAGATTCAGGCCCGCAGCCGGCGGCTGGCGCTTTCCTGGCGGCCCCTGGATCTGCGCCGGCGCTGCCTCACCATCGAGCGCCTGACCCTGACCGACCCGGAAATCGTGCTGCCGGAGAGCGGGGAAGCGGCCGCAATCACCCTGCCGGCGGTGACCCTGCCCCTGAGGATCGAGCTCCGCGCCCTGGATGTCACCGGATTTGTCGTGCAGCAGGGAGAAAGCCGCACCGTGCTGGAGCGGCTCTCCCTGGCCGCCACTTTGGAGGGCAGCCGCCTGGATCTGACCCGTCTCGAGGGACAAATGGGCGCACTGACCTTGGCGGGCGGCGGGCGGCTGCGCCTCGAGGACGACTACCCCCTAAATATGGTAGCGGACTGGACCTACGCTGGAGAACCCAGCTTCCAGGGCCGGGCCATCCTACGGGGAAACCTGCGGCGGCTGGAACTGGACCACCGCTTCCAGGCCCCCTTCGCCGTCACCACCGCAGGAAGCATTCAGAATCCGTTGGAAACGCCGCAGCTGGACCTTGCCGGCGGCTGGGAACAGCTCGCCTGGCCGCCTGATGGCGGGGAATGGCGCGCCGGCGCCGGCCGCTACCGGCTCACGGGCACCCTGGAGGACTACCGCCTGAGTCTGCAGACCCAGGTGCGCGGCAAACAGCTCCCCCCCACCCGCATCGACCTGAGCGGCCGCGGCAATCTGGAATCCCTGACCTTCGATCCCCTGACGGCGGAAGGAAAATCAGGACACCTGACCATCCGGGGAAAAGTGGCCTGGCAGCCGGCGCTTGCCTGGCAGCTGACCCTGGAAGGCCGGGACCTGGACCCGGGCGTCTGGCGCCAGGACTGGCCCGGCCGGCTGTCCCTGACCGCCGCCGTCCAGGGCGCCCTGGCCCCGGTTCTGGCCGTGGAGGCGGACATCGAAACCCTCAGGGGCACCCTGCGCCGCCAGCCCCTGGAGGCCAAAGGGCGGATCCGCTACCGGAAAGGCGACCTCGAGGCCAAGGCGTTCCAGCTCGAGTGGGGCGGCAACCGCCTGCACCTGGAGGGCCGGGCCGGCGACCGCTTGGACCTGGGCCTGCAACTGGACGCCCCCCGCCTCGATCGCCTCGACCCCCGCCTGCGCGGCCGGGTGAGCGGCCGAGGCCGTCTCGAGGGGGAGCGCCGCCGCCCCCGGCTGACGGCGCAACTGAAGGGGCAAAATCTGTCCTGGGACCGCAGCCTCCGCATCGCCGTCCTGAACCTGGAGGCTGCAGGCCACCCTGACGACCCGGCCGGCCACCTCCGCCTAGAAATGCAGCAGCTCAGGCTCGACAACCTGACCTGGCAAGCGATCTCACTCACCGGCAGCGGCAGCCCGGCCGCCCACCGGCTGCGGCTCGAGGCCCGAAATCCCCAGGGGTTTGCCGTCATCACCGCCCGGGGCGGCTGGCGTCCCGGCGCTGCCGCCTGGGACGGAACCATCGAGCATGTTCCCTTGAGTCTGCTCCAACCCCTGCTGCCGGAAACCAAAATCCGGGGCGCTCTGACCGGGCGGTTCAGCTTTCGTCAGAGCGGGGAAAAACGCCGCGCCACCCTAGCCTGGCAGCTGGAGGAGGCCGTCCTGGAAACCGCCACCAGCACCGGCGCCCCTCTGCGCCTGGATCTTTCCAGCGGCAAGGGCGAGGCGGCGCTTGAAGACCCGTTTCTGCAGGCTGACATGGTGCTGCCCCTGCCCCAAGGCGGCCTCGAAGCCCACATCGAAACCCGCCTCGACACCCACGATCTGGAAGGCCGGGTCGGGGTGCGAGTCGGCAGCCTGGCCCCGCTTCAGGCACTCGTTCCCCGGCTGGAATCCCTTGAGGGCCGCCTGCAGGGCGAAACCTGGATCGCCGGCACCTGGGAACACCCCCGGCTGCGCGGCCGGCTGGATCTCACCGACGCCGCCACCACCGTCGCCGATGCCGGCATCCGTCTGGAACAGGTGGAAATCCACGCCACCGGCACCGGAGAGCGCATCGCGATCCGGGGCGGCGCAACCTCCGGCGGCGGCAGCCTGCGGCTGACAGGCATCTGGAATCCGCAGGACAGCCTGGCGAATCTGAACCTGCAGGGGGAACGCTTTCTGGCCGCCGACCTCCCCCAGGCCAAGGTCCGGATCTCCCCGGATCTGCGCCTGCACGCCAAAGGCGGCAAGATGGAAATAACCGGCCTGGTGCGCGTCCCCGAGGCCCGGCTGGTGATGCAAAAGACCCTGCTGCCGGGCCAGGAACCGGAGATGGTGACGGTTTCCGGTGACGAGGTGATCCTCGGCCGCCCCCCGCCCGCCAAACGCCCGCCCCTGAACCTGACCGCCCGCGTCCGCCTGGTTCTGGGAGAGGCCGTGTTCTTCGAAGGGTATGGCATCGACAGCCGCCTTAGCGGGGAGCTGCTGCTCACCTACCGCCCTCCATTGCCCCGGGCCGAGGGCACGATCCGGCTGGTGGACGGGAAATTCGCCGCCTACGGCCAGAAGCTGGCCATCGACTCGGGCCGCATCATCTTTTCCGGACCCATCGACAACCCGGCCATCGACCTCCGCGTCCGCCGCCGGATCCGGCGTGAAGGCATCACCGTCACCCTGGAGGTGACAGGTTTCGCCCGCGAGCCCAGAATCCGCATCGCCAGCGATCCGCCCATTAAGGAGGAAGAGGCCCTGGCCTGGCTGCTCACCGGCAGATCCCTCAAAAGGCTCAGGCAGCAGAACGGCGGCAGCGGCCGCCAGGCCCTGGTCCAGGCGGCCGCCTCCCTGGGTCTTGGCTATCTCCAGGATCTGGGGCTGGGACAGATCGCCCAGGTGGAATTCGAAGAAGGATTTTTGACCCTGGGCCGATATCTGACACCGACCCTGTACCTGGGTTATGCTTTCGACGTGTTCTCCGGTGCCGGGGAAATGCTGGTGCGTTACCGCCTGTGGCGCAACCTGCTCCTGGAGGGACGCGCCGGCCAGACCCGGAGCGTCGATCTTTTCTACACCCTTGAAACCGACTGA
- a CDS encoding autotransporter assembly complex protein TamA: MRRFLLLLAFAACCAASPQPRIHIQGGTEALRENIRAHLNLSDQPCNLPPAGRQRLRKRIAKEVDAAARALGYYHARIEKLAFQRSGECWELLLQVDPGPRVHIAAVDLQIEGEAAEDPEFERLRRNLPLRPGDPLRHDRYEALKLTFQNLALRRGYFDARFRVHRLEVDPRSNRAFIRLVFDSGPRYRIGAIEIRQDILDPDFVRRYLNVKPGDPYEAERLALLHRRLSDSGYFTAVRVKTHPRPQPRPEVPVTVTLEPQKRRQYRFGLGFDTNTGPRLTFSYQDRYLNRRGHRWNSDLRLSFIDASLRAGYRIPLADPLREHLQLDAGLRRQNLDTFTSHQAALNAAYVHPRDRWNETLSLKLNYERSRTGGEDPVQSLLLLPQASWSRRQAKEVNGRITRGFKFDFTVQGGATLSGNAVQFGRLRLWGKYVWPLPWRARLVHRWEMGALKSTRFANVPASFRFFAGGDDSIRGYGYQRLGPRNAEGKVVGGRYLGVISWEYEQMVWGNWGVAAFFDAGNAYDGFSGLGRATRFGAGVGLRWFSPVGLLRLDLATPVIHDEADLRIHFTFGALL; this comes from the coding sequence ATGCGACGGTTTTTGTTGCTGCTGGCCTTTGCCGCCTGCTGCGCCGCAAGCCCCCAGCCCCGGATCCACATCCAGGGCGGCACGGAAGCGCTGCGGGAAAACATCCGGGCCCATCTCAACCTTTCCGACCAACCCTGCAACCTGCCCCCGGCGGGGCGGCAGCGGCTGCGAAAGCGCATCGCCAAGGAGGTGGATGCCGCCGCCCGGGCCCTGGGCTACTACCACGCCCGCATCGAAAAGCTGGCATTCCAGCGCAGCGGCGAGTGCTGGGAACTACTGCTGCAGGTCGATCCCGGCCCCCGGGTCCACATCGCCGCCGTCGATCTCCAGATCGAAGGAGAGGCGGCCGAAGATCCGGAGTTCGAACGCCTACGCCGCAACCTGCCCCTGCGCCCCGGCGATCCGCTCCGCCACGACCGCTACGAAGCGCTGAAGCTGACTTTCCAGAACCTGGCGCTGCGGCGGGGCTATTTCGACGCCCGCTTCCGGGTACACCGGCTTGAGGTGGACCCCCGCAGCAACCGCGCCTTCATCCGTCTGGTTTTCGATTCGGGCCCCCGCTACCGCATCGGCGCCATCGAAATCCGGCAGGACATCCTCGACCCGGACTTCGTGCGCCGCTATCTCAACGTGAAACCAGGCGATCCCTACGAGGCAGAACGCCTGGCCCTGTTGCACCGTCGCCTGAGCGACAGCGGTTATTTCACCGCCGTGCGGGTCAAAACCCACCCCCGGCCGCAACCAAGGCCGGAGGTGCCGGTGACCGTCACCCTGGAACCGCAAAAGCGCCGCCAGTACCGCTTCGGCCTCGGCTTCGACACCAACACCGGCCCCCGCCTGACCTTCAGCTACCAGGACCGCTACCTCAATCGCCGCGGCCACAGATGGAACAGCGACCTGCGGCTCTCCTTCATCGACGCCAGCCTGCGCGCCGGCTACCGCATCCCCCTGGCCGATCCCCTGCGGGAACACCTGCAGCTGGACGCCGGCCTGCGGCGTCAGAATCTGGACACTTTCACCTCGCATCAGGCCGCCCTCAACGCCGCTTACGTCCATCCCCGCGACCGCTGGAACGAGACCTTGTCCCTGAAACTCAACTACGAACGTTCGCGGACCGGCGGCGAGGATCCGGTCCAGTCCCTGCTGCTGCTGCCCCAGGCCAGCTGGAGCCGAAGGCAGGCCAAGGAGGTGAACGGCCGCATCACCCGCGGCTTCAAATTCGATTTCACTGTCCAGGGAGGCGCCACGCTGAGCGGGAACGCGGTCCAGTTCGGCCGCCTGCGGTTGTGGGGCAAATACGTCTGGCCGCTGCCCTGGCGGGCGCGCCTGGTGCACCGCTGGGAGATGGGAGCGCTGAAGTCGACCCGCTTTGCCAACGTGCCCGCCAGCTTCCGCTTCTTCGCCGGGGGCGACGACAGCATCCGCGGCTACGGCTACCAGCGCCTGGGACCCAGGAATGCGGAAGGCAAGGTGGTCGGGGGGCGTTATCTGGGCGTCATCAGCTGGGAATACGAGCAAATGGTCTGGGGCAACTGGGGGGTGGCGGCCTTTTTCGACGCCGGCAACGCCTACGATGGTTTCAGCGGGCTGGGGCGCGCCACCCGCTTCGGCGCCGGGGTGGGGCTGCGCTGGTTCTCTCCGGTGGGGCTGCTGCGTCTGGATCTGGCCACGCCGGTGATCCATGATGAAGCGGACCTGCGTATCCACTTCACCTTCGGGGCGCTGCTGTGA
- a CDS encoding DUF2007 domain-containing protein, translating into MQPVYEADDILDAHIVKDYLEQHGLTVHVSGYYLQGGIGQLPVSGLVRLWVEDEESEQARRLLEAYRNT; encoded by the coding sequence ATGCAGCCCGTCTACGAGGCCGACGACATCCTCGACGCCCACATCGTCAAAGACTATCTGGAACAGCACGGCCTGACCGTCCATGTCAGCGGCTACTACCTTCAGGGTGGCATCGGTCAGCTGCCGGTCAGCGGTCTGGTGCGCCTGTGGGTCGAGGACGAGGAAAGCGAGCAGGCGCGCAGGTTGCTGGAAGCCTACCGAAACACCTGA
- a CDS encoding multifunctional CCA addition/repair protein, whose translation MQVYLVGGAVRDKLLGLPVKERDWVVVGETPESMERRGFKRVGRDFPVFLHPETHEEYALARTERKVAPGHRGFVVHASPEVPLEEDLRRRDLTINAMAMTPDGRLIDPYGGLRDLKDRVLRHVSEAFVEDPLRVLRVARFAAKLAHLGFQVAPETLALMRQMVAAGEVDALTPERVWQELVKALAERTPARFFEVLRECGANARLFPEIERLFGVPQPVQWHPEIDTGIHTLMALTAAARLTPDTVTRFAALTHDLGKGLTPPEMWPSHRGHEQRGLEPLAQLCQRLKAPRAYHRLARKVMQYHGLCHRVFELKPATIVEVLYQLDVLHEDRDFEPFLKACEADVRGRKGWEDKPYPQADWWRALRRAALAVRAGELVAKGLRGEALGIELRQARIRAVAAEKRRLQASRRDDVLTQVPDKAP comes from the coding sequence ATGCAGGTCTATCTGGTCGGGGGGGCGGTGCGCGACAAGCTTTTGGGGCTGCCGGTGAAGGAACGCGACTGGGTGGTCGTCGGCGAGACCCCGGAAAGCATGGAAAGACGCGGCTTCAAGCGGGTCGGCCGGGATTTTCCCGTCTTCCTCCATCCCGAAACCCACGAGGAGTACGCCCTGGCCCGGACCGAGCGCAAGGTGGCCCCGGGCCACCGCGGCTTTGTGGTCCACGCCTCGCCGGAGGTGCCCCTGGAGGAGGATCTAAGGCGCCGCGATCTGACCATCAACGCCATGGCGATGACGCCGGACGGCCGCCTCATCGATCCTTACGGCGGGCTTCGGGACCTGAAGGACCGGGTATTGCGCCACGTGTCCGAGGCGTTCGTGGAAGATCCTCTGCGGGTGCTGCGGGTGGCGCGCTTTGCCGCCAAGCTGGCCCATCTGGGATTCCAGGTGGCGCCGGAAACCCTGGCGCTGATGCGGCAAATGGTGGCTGCCGGCGAGGTCGACGCCCTGACCCCGGAGCGGGTCTGGCAGGAGCTGGTCAAGGCGCTGGCGGAAAGGACACCGGCCCGGTTTTTCGAGGTGCTGCGCGAGTGCGGCGCCAACGCCCGCCTGTTTCCCGAGATCGAGCGGCTTTTCGGGGTGCCGCAGCCAGTGCAGTGGCATCCGGAGATCGACACCGGCATCCATACCCTGATGGCCTTGACCGCGGCGGCGCGGTTGACACCCGACACCGTCACCCGTTTCGCCGCTCTGACCCACGATCTGGGCAAGGGGCTGACCCCGCCGGAGATGTGGCCCAGTCACCGCGGCCACGAACAGCGCGGTCTCGAACCGCTGGCACAACTGTGCCAGCGCCTGAAGGCACCGCGCGCCTACCACCGTCTCGCCCGCAAGGTCATGCAGTATCACGGGCTGTGCCACCGGGTCTTCGAGCTCAAGCCTGCCACCATCGTCGAGGTGCTCTACCAGCTCGACGTCCTGCACGAGGACCGGGATTTCGAGCCGTTTCTCAAGGCCTGCGAGGCAGACGTGCGCGGCCGCAAGGGCTGGGAGGACAAGCCCTATCCCCAGGCCGACTGGTGGCGGGCGCTGCGGCGGGCGGCGCTGGCGGTCCGGGCCGGCGAGCTGGTGGCCAAGGGGCTCAGGGGGGAAGCGCTGGGAATCGAGCTGCGCCAGGCGCGTATCCGGGCGGTGGCGGCGGAAAAACGGCGGTTGCAGGCGAGCCGCCGGGATGATGTGCTCACCCAGGTGCCGGACAAAGCGCCTTGA
- a CDS encoding PilZ domain-containing protein has product MSSEDKRRYHRILFQAPARFHGDGRAFTCRIVDLSLQGCLLQADAPLPPRGRLEIELTPGHCITLHLRRVHHQGERAGFACEHISLEDLSELRRLVELNLGDSALLERDFKALCPAPG; this is encoded by the coding sequence ATGTCATCTGAGGACAAACGGCGTTATCACCGCATTCTGTTCCAGGCTCCCGCCCGCTTCCACGGCGACGGACGGGCGTTCACCTGCAGGATCGTCGATCTTTCCCTGCAGGGCTGCCTGCTGCAGGCCGACGCCCCCCTCCCTCCACGCGGGCGTCTGGAAATCGAGCTGACGCCCGGCCACTGCATCACCCTGCACCTGCGCCGGGTTCACCACCAGGGCGAGCGGGCCGGTTTCGCCTGCGAGCATATCAGCCTGGAGGATCTGAGCGAGCTGCGCCGCCTGGTGGAACTGAATCTCGGCGACAGCGCGCTGCTGGAGCGCGACTTCAAGGCGCTTTGTCCGGCACCTGGGTGA
- a CDS encoding FHA domain-containing protein, translating to MAKLTVSFHGNPLEIHHCHEGILTVGRDPDNTIRIDSPAVAGKQIIIDLEHPSGPRLFCEASPQPVTVNGHVVDQHALRDGDRIQLGEHTLLFHDDSPADTHAPKPPEATLQFLNGKNIGRIVPLKRALTRLGKAGDSIAVVARRKQGFYLSSLEQGDAIRLNGEPLGDRTVSLKPGDIIEINGNRLLFDVI from the coding sequence ATGGCGAAGCTGACCGTCAGTTTCCACGGCAATCCGCTCGAGATTCATCATTGCCACGAGGGCATCCTGACCGTCGGCCGGGATCCCGACAACACCATCCGCATCGACAGCCCGGCAGTGGCCGGCAAACAGATCATCATCGACCTGGAACACCCTTCCGGTCCGCGGCTGTTCTGCGAGGCGAGCCCTCAGCCAGTCACGGTCAACGGCCATGTCGTCGATCAGCACGCCCTCCGTGACGGCGACCGCATCCAGCTGGGCGAACACACACTGCTGTTCCACGACGACAGCCCAGCGGACACCCATGCCCCCAAACCGCCGGAGGCTACCCTGCAGTTTCTCAACGGCAAGAACATCGGCCGCATCGTCCCCCTGAAACGCGCCCTCACCCGTCTCGGCAAGGCCGGCGACAGCATCGCCGTGGTCGCCCGCCGCAAACAGGGCTTCTATCTCTCCAGCCTGGAGCAGGGCGATGCCATCCGCCTCAACGGCGAACCGCTGGGAGACCGGACCGTCTCCCTGAAACCGGGCGACATCATCGAGATCAACGGCAACCGGCTGCTGTTCGATGTCATCTGA
- a CDS encoding HlyC/CorC family transporter → MSLLFSALGVLILLSAFFSGSETALMALNRYRLQHLAKQKHPSALRAQKLLQRPDRLIGLILLGNNFVNILASSLTTVIALRLYGEAGIAIAAGILTLVILIFAEVAPKTLAATHPEKVAFTAVWILLPLLRLLYPLVWLVNLITNLFLRLLGIRLKQSPANVLSAEELRTVVAEAGARLPERYHNMLLTILDLESATVEDVMIPRQEICGIDLDDPIETIIEQIKNSRHTRLPVFKKSIDNVIGLLHLRKLLPKIPADAFDKETLRQNLDEIHFVPENTPLHQLLVDFKKHHKRFALVVDEYGDVIGLVTLTDIIQELVGELTEDESLVQPQKDGSYIVDAGISIRELNRVTGWELPTAGPKTLNGLIMEHLETIPSPGTSLRLNGFKVEILEMEGNVVGKVRIYPQK, encoded by the coding sequence TTGAGCCTATTGTTCAGCGCCCTGGGGGTTCTGATCCTGCTTTCTGCCTTCTTTTCCGGTTCGGAAACCGCCCTGATGGCCCTCAACCGCTACCGCCTGCAGCATCTGGCCAAGCAGAAGCATCCCAGCGCCCTGCGCGCCCAGAAACTGCTGCAACGCCCCGACCGTCTGATCGGGCTGATCCTGCTGGGCAACAATTTCGTCAACATTCTCGCCTCCTCGCTGACCACGGTGATCGCCCTACGTCTCTACGGCGAGGCCGGCATCGCCATCGCTGCCGGAATTTTGACCCTGGTGATCCTGATCTTCGCCGAGGTGGCCCCCAAGACCCTGGCCGCCACCCACCCGGAAAAAGTGGCCTTCACCGCGGTCTGGATCCTGCTGCCGCTGCTGCGGCTGTTGTATCCCCTGGTGTGGCTGGTCAACCTGATCACCAACCTCTTCCTGCGCCTGCTGGGGATCCGCCTGAAGCAATCCCCGGCCAACGTGCTGTCGGCGGAGGAGCTGCGCACCGTGGTCGCCGAGGCCGGCGCCCGCCTGCCGGAGCGCTATCACAACATGCTCCTGACCATCCTGGACCTGGAAAGCGCCACGGTGGAGGACGTGATGATACCGCGCCAGGAAATCTGCGGCATCGATCTCGACGACCCCATCGAAACCATCATCGAACAGATCAAAAACAGCCGCCACACCCGCCTGCCGGTCTTCAAAAAAAGCATCGACAACGTCATCGGCCTGCTTCATCTCCGCAAACTGCTGCCGAAGATTCCGGCCGACGCCTTCGACAAGGAAACCCTGCGCCAGAACCTGGACGAGATCCACTTCGTGCCGGAAAACACGCCCCTGCACCAGCTGCTGGTGGATTTCAAGAAGCACCACAAGCGCTTCGCCCTGGTGGTGGACGAGTACGGCGACGTCATCGGCCTGGTGACCCTGACCGACATCATCCAGGAGCTGGTGGGCGAGCTGACCGAGGATGAGAGTCTGGTGCAACCGCAGAAGGACGGCAGCTACATCGTCGATGCCGGCATCTCGATCCGGGAGCTCAACCGCGTCACCGGCTGGGAGCTGCCCACCGCCGGCCCCAAGACCCTCAACGGTCTGATCATGGAACATCTGGAAACCATCCCCAGCCCCGGCACCAGCCTGCGCCTGAACGGCTTCAAGGTCGAAATCCTGGAAATGGAAGGCAACGTGGTCGGCAAAGTGAGAATCTACCCGCAGAAATGA
- a CDS encoding sigma-54 dependent transcriptional regulator, with protein sequence MNLQSLLLVAPETEDRRQIQAVLEFCEYPVVTAAPDELEQILPEAGDFRTAIIAASQGLARTVQTLKRHSPATPLVVLRRRGEGGSLPTGVVADVTATLDWPTTYPLLTELLQRLLRERETKKPRRPMELFRSLSGDSPAIRQTRRLIEQVADTDVTVLILGESGTGKEVVARNLHYHSSRRNKPFVPVNCGAIPAELLESELFGHEKGAFTGALSARQGRFEMAEGGTLFLDEIGDMPLNMQVKLLRVLQERCFERVGSNRSIQCDVRVIAATHRNLEEEIRAGRFREDLYYRLNVFPIEVPALRERGEDIPALVADLIARIENEKRGSVRLTAAALEVLKRYDWPGNVRELANLIERLAVLYPYGVVDVSDLPEKILRKVDAAPPPKPPTEAPLPSAAPAATLPEEGLDLKQHISSLEKELIRQALEETGGVVAHAAKRLKMRRTTLVEKLRKYGLRGEDAAEI encoded by the coding sequence ATGAATTTGCAATCGCTACTGCTGGTGGCTCCCGAGACGGAGGACCGCCGCCAGATCCAGGCTGTCCTTGAGTTTTGCGAATACCCGGTGGTCACCGCGGCTCCCGACGAGCTCGAGCAAATCCTGCCCGAGGCCGGGGACTTCCGTACCGCCATCATCGCCGCCTCCCAGGGGCTGGCCAGGACGGTCCAGACCCTGAAACGCCACAGTCCCGCCACCCCGCTGGTGGTGCTGCGCCGCCGCGGGGAGGGGGGGAGTCTGCCGACCGGGGTGGTGGCAGACGTGACCGCGACGCTGGACTGGCCCACCACGTATCCGCTCCTGACCGAACTGCTGCAGCGCCTGCTGCGCGAGCGGGAAACGAAAAAACCGCGCCGGCCGATGGAACTGTTCCGCAGCCTCTCCGGCGACAGTCCTGCCATCCGCCAGACCCGGCGTCTCATCGAGCAGGTGGCCGACACCGACGTGACGGTGCTGATCTTGGGGGAGTCGGGCACCGGCAAGGAAGTGGTCGCGCGCAACCTGCACTATCACTCCTCACGGCGCAACAAGCCCTTCGTCCCCGTCAACTGCGGGGCCATCCCGGCGGAACTGCTGGAAAGCGAGTTGTTCGGTCACGAGAAGGGGGCCTTCACCGGCGCCCTCAGCGCCCGCCAGGGGCGTTTCGAGATGGCCGAAGGCGGCACCCTGTTCCTAGACGAGATCGGCGACATGCCGCTCAACATGCAGGTCAAGCTGTTGCGGGTGTTGCAGGAGCGCTGTTTTGAACGGGTCGGCAGCAACCGCAGCATCCAGTGCGACGTGCGCGTGATCGCCGCCACCCACCGCAATCTTGAGGAGGAAATCCGCGCCGGCCGTTTCCGCGAGGACCTTTATTACCGTCTCAACGTCTTCCCCATCGAGGTGCCGGCCTTGCGTGAGCGGGGCGAGGACATTCCGGCGCTGGTTGCCGATCTCATCGCCCGGATCGAAAACGAAAAGCGCGGTTCGGTGCGCCTCACCGCCGCGGCCCTGGAAGTCCTCAAACGCTACGACTGGCCCGGCAACGTCCGCGAACTGGCCAATCTGATCGAGCGCCTGGCGGTTCTCTATCCCTACGGCGTGGTCGATGTCTCCGACCTGCCGGAGAAGATCCTGCGCAAAGTCGACGCTGCGCCGCCACCGAAGCCGCCGACGGAGGCCCCGTTGCCGTCCGCCGCACCTGCAGCGACGCTGCCGGAGGAAGGGCTCGATCTCAAGCAGCATATCAGCAGTCTGGAGAAGGAACTGATCCGTCAGGCCCTGGAGGAGACCGGCGGTGTCGTCGCCCACGCCGCCAAGCGCCTGAAAATGCGTCGCACCACCCTGGTGGAGAAGCTGCGCAAATACGGCCTCCGCGGCGAGGATGCGGCGGAAATTTGA